The genomic DNA GCTGCGCAGACCTACCTGCGGCCGGTGTGCCTGGCGGTCACTGTCGCGGAGCCGGTTGCGGTCAGCGCGCCTGGCGAGCCGGCGCTGCGCACGGGTGCCTGCCTGCTCATTACCGGTGCCGTCGTCGCCCTCATCGTCCTCACCATCCTCAAAGCCGTCGTGAGGATAACCGTCCGCAGTGCCGTCTCCGTCATCGCCGGCCGTTCCGAGTCCGCCGGGGAAAACCGTGGTGGCGTGTTCGCTGCGGCTGAGCACTTCGGTGTGGTTCGCGTCCCGCCCGGTATCGGAACCGTGGGGATCCTGGTCCAGGGCGGAGGCGTCAATGATGCTGGTGGGATCGGATGCCCCAATGACCTCCGTGGCACCGGTAGCGGCAGCGGCTCCGGAGCGGGAAAGAGCCTCTGTGGGCATGTCACCGGACGCGGAACCGGTGGTGCACCGGAAGTCCAATTCCTCGTCAGTGAGGGTGGTGCGGATATGCCGGAGCTCACCCAGCAGCGCACGCCCGTTGACCGGACGTTCTTCGGGGTCCCGTGCCGTGCACCAGCGCACCAGCTCGTCCAGGTCCTCTGCGAGGCCGGGGCACAGGGCGGAGGGGGCCGGCACTGCCGAATGCACGTGGGCAAAGGCGACCTGGATAGGCGAGTCGCCGGTGAAGGGCTGGCGTCCGGTCAGCATTTCATAAAGCAGGATGCCTGCTGAATAGACGTCGCTGCGTTCATCTCCGCCGTCGCCGGTCACCAGCTCCGGGGCGAGGTAGGCGACGGTTCCGACCAGGGTTCCGGTGTTGGTGCTGGTTGACACGGCGCGGGCCAGGCCAAAGTCGGCGATCTTAATCCGGCCGTTGTCTGCCAGCAGTACGTTCTCGGGTTTGACGTCACGGTGGACCAGCCCGGCGTCGTGGGCCGCAGCCAGGCCCTCGACCACCGCGTCCATCAGTGCCAGCGCAAGCCGGGGAGAGAGGGCGTGCCGTTCGTCGAGCAGCCCGCGAAGGGTCCGTCCAGGAACATACTCCATCACCAGATAGGCGAGGGAATCGGTAATGCCCTGATCCAGCACGCCCACCACATGGGGGTGCGAAAGGCGCGCCGCGGACTTGGCTTCGCTCTCGAAACGCCGCAGGAAGCCACGGTCGGCGGCCAGATGCGGGAACAGCACTTTCAGCGCTACGTCGCGGTCCAGCCGGCGGTCGGTGGCGAGGTAGACGCTGGACATGCCGCCGCGTGCGATCAGTGACCTGACGAAGTAGCGGTCATCCACCAGCGTGTCTACGAGGGAGTCTTTCACGGGATCATGCACTCTTCGATCCTAGTGGGGACAGCGGGAAGGGCCCGGATCGACACCCGATCCGGACCCTTCCGCTGCACTGCGGCTCTTCCGGTTACTGGAAGGTGGCCCGGTGGGCCAGCACGGAGCTGACGTAGCTGCGCGTGTCGGAGAACATACCGTTGGTCGTCACCGAATACTGCCCCTGGTAGTAGGACGCAATGGCGTTTTCCAGGCTGTCACTGGTGCGGATCAGGGCGCTGATAATGGCCACACCGGCCGTAGCGTTGTCATACGGGTCCAGCAGGTTCAGTTCGCGGCCCACCAGCTGGGAAGCCCACTCGCCCGAAGACGGGATGACCTGCATGGTGCCAATGGCATTGGCAGGGGAGACGGCGCGCTGATCGAAGCCGGACTCCTGCAGGGCGAAGGCCTGGGCGAGTGCCGGATCAACACCCATCTGCGCAGCGGTATCGGCAACAATCTGCTGCATCTGGGCCCGGCTGGGCACGGGCAGGGAATTCAGGGTCTGCTTGTTCAGGTTGGCACCGGCCACCACATGCGCGGGGTAGGTGTAGTGCAGGAACGTGCTGGGGACCAGGTCCGTCGGTGCTGCGTCCGTCGGTGCGGCAGCTACCGGTGCCGAGGAGGCAATGCTCACGGTCCCGACGCCGCTGACGCTAATCTGCTGCCCCGGCCGGATGACGGAGGAGGGGTTCAGGCCGTTGGCGGCAAGGACGCTCGACAGGCTTACGCCGTGTTCGGCTGCGATGGCACCGAGCGTATCGCCGGGCTTCACCGTGTAGGTGCCAGCTGCAGCCTGGACCTCGGCAGGAGCCGGGGCGGCAGGCGCTGCGGGTGCTGCAGGCGGCGCCGACGGCGTCGATCCGTTCACCACGATGGACTGGCCCGGGTAAATCACCGATGTGAGGGTGAGGTTGTTTGCAGCGAGAATGCTGGACAGCGCAACCCCGTGCCGGGCTGCGATGGCGCTGAGCGTGTCACCGGAAACGACCTTGTAGGTGCCTGATGCCGGAGCTGCCTTCTTCTCCGGGACGGCCGGGGCGGCTGCGGTGCCGGTCAGGCGGAGCTCTTTACCGGCAAAGATCAGGGACGTCGGCTGCAGGTTATTGACCCGGAGTACCTCGGACACTGACAGGCCGTACCGGGCGGCGATGGAGGTCACGGTATCACCGGCGGCAATCCGGTGGGTGGCGGGCACGGAAGACTCGGCAGCCAGCGTGGCGGGGACCTGGGTGGCCAGCTGGGAAGCGGCGACGCCGGTCACTGCGCCGGTGTTCAGGTTCTTGATGGCCTGCAGCGGAAGCTGGGGGAAAAGCGTGTTCTGCGGCGAAACGGGTGCGGCGGCAGCGGGCTCCGCCAGAGCCAGTGCGGACATCATCACTGCAGGAATCGCGGCGGTTGTCACGGCAACACTTAATTTGCGCGGCATTCCGGTTGCAGCGGGGCGCGTGGCTGGCGTTCCCGTTGTCGACTCAGCGTTCATAGGGTTGCTGTTTCCTCATCTGTGATGGCCGCGGCCTTTACCGCAAATCCGTGGGACAAAAACAAGTAGTGCAACAGGTAAGGTGCCTGTGGCTTATGTGACTAATGTTGCTTAGGTTACACATGTGATTTCAGGTACTCATGTGAATTTACACCAAGCAGGCTCGGGGACAATACCTGAGTATCGGATTTAAGGTTTCTTTTACGCGTCGGAATGGCCAAGTGGCCCGGAATCAGAGGACATGGCACCCTTGAAGGGTGAATGAACTCGAGGAACTTGTTTCCGACTGGCTGACCCTGCCCGATGTGGCTGAACAACTCGACCTGCCCATTAACAAGGTGCATAGCCTCCTGGAGGAGCGCGCCCTTGTGGCCGTGCGCCTGGGGGAGCGGAAAATCCGCAGCGTTCCCGCTGCCTTTATCAATGACGGCGCCATCCTGGATAGCCTCAAGGGCACTATCTCGGT from Arthrobacter zhangbolii includes the following:
- a CDS encoding Stk1 family PASTA domain-containing Ser/Thr kinase; protein product: MHDPVKDSLVDTLVDDRYFVRSLIARGGMSSVYLATDRRLDRDVALKVLFPHLAADRGFLRRFESEAKSAARLSHPHVVGVLDQGITDSLAYLVMEYVPGRTLRGLLDERHALSPRLALALMDAVVEGLAAAHDAGLVHRDVKPENVLLADNGRIKIADFGLARAVSTSTNTGTLVGTVAYLAPELVTGDGGDERSDVYSAGILLYEMLTGRQPFTGDSPIQVAFAHVHSAVPAPSALCPGLAEDLDELVRWCTARDPEERPVNGRALLGELRHIRTTLTDEELDFRCTTGSASGDMPTEALSRSGAAAATGATEVIGASDPTSIIDASALDQDPHGSDTGRDANHTEVLSRSEHATTVFPGGLGTAGDDGDGTADGYPHDGFEDGEDDEGDDGTGNEQAGTRAQRRLARRADRNRLRDSDRQAHRPQVGLRSGRSGRRGVLLALVLTVLLCAAAFAGWFFGAGPGALVSIPDVSNASVDEAGDQLGGAGLNFTTTEVYDEVVAAGFAVGTDPAAPGEVRRYRPVTLLVSKGPQLFAVPNIVQRSLDAAESDLADAELALGGVTEEYSETVSAGAIISQRPTPDTMLRLGATVDVTVSKGPAPVEVPSVTGQSEEAAVKAIEDSGLTAAVAPDKVNSATVPAGAVVSQTPEAGLLERGQTVTLTISLGPRMVEVPNYVGRRAEEARADLEGRGFNVQVENLLGGLLGLVRDQDPGAGTAPEGSTVILKVV
- a CDS encoding LysM peptidoglycan-binding domain-containing protein, with the translated sequence MTTAAIPAVMMSALALAEPAAAAPVSPQNTLFPQLPLQAIKNLNTGAVTGVAASQLATQVPATLAAESSVPATHRIAAGDTVTSIAARYGLSVSEVLRVNNLQPTSLIFAGKELRLTGTAAAPAVPEKKAAPASGTYKVVSGDTLSAIAARHGVALSSILAANNLTLTSVIYPGQSIVVNGSTPSAPPAAPAAPAAPAPAEVQAAAGTYTVKPGDTLGAIAAEHGVSLSSVLAANGLNPSSVIRPGQQISVSGVGTVSIASSAPVAAAPTDAAPTDLVPSTFLHYTYPAHVVAGANLNKQTLNSLPVPSRAQMQQIVADTAAQMGVDPALAQAFALQESGFDQRAVSPANAIGTMQVIPSSGEWASQLVGRELNLLDPYDNATAGVAIISALIRTSDSLENAIASYYQGQYSVTTNGMFSDTRSYVSSVLAHRATFQ
- a CDS encoding Rv2175c family DNA-binding protein, with amino-acid sequence MNELEELVSDWLTLPDVAEQLDLPINKVHSLLEERALVAVRLGERKIRSVPAAFINDGAILDSLKGTISVLNDAGFHDDEMIRWLFTADDTLPGRPVDALREGRKTEIRRRAQALAW